Below is a window of Paracoccus aestuarii DNA.
ATGGGTAGGATTTCACTTCACGAACTGCGGCGCATGGGGGTATCTGCGGAAGATATCGAGGCCGCAAAGGTCACGCAGCTGGCGCAGCGTAGGACCGGCGCACCCGTGCAGTCCATCGGCGTCATTGTCGGGGTCGCAGAACAGCGCCAGCGCACCAACCCGAACCCTCCCGCCGATCTGACGGCCCGCGCCCTGCACAAGCGCGGTGCCTATGACCAGGCGGCGCTCCTGCTAGATCAGCAGGCCTTGCGGGAAAGCAGCCCCGAGCGAGCTGCTATGGCGCGGGAAGCCGCTCTGGCGGCCAAGGAACTCTCCGCCAGCAATCAGCTTGAGTTCGACTTCTTCGGAGGGGGCAACGTGTCCATTGCATTCCAGTATCAGGACGCCGTGACGGAACGCCTGTTCGCGGCGGCAAAAACTACAGCGCAGGCCTTCCATGCGCAGGCGGTGCTCTGGCAGATCACACGCAATCTGGGTTGGCAGTCCTATGAGTGCACCAAGACCGCCGCTGACCTGTGTGAAGTGATGCGGACAGATAAGGCACAGATGGCTCGCGCTCTGGACCTTCTGGAGCAAGTAGGGGCGATCCGGCGTGTGAAGCGTGGGCGGGTCAAGATCATCACCGTGACGCCGGAAGGGGCTTTCCGGGGCAACGTGCATAACCATGCGCAAGCCGTCGAACGCTACAAGCTCGACGTGATCGACGGCGGGAAGTCTGAACAGACGCCCGAGTAGCAGCCGACCAGTCCGGGACCGGCCCCCAGAACCAAGACCGACCGGCTCCGACCACCCAAGGGAACCACCTGTGGCACTGACGCTGAATCAGGCGGCTAAGATTTGCAGTCGCTCTAAATCGACCCTGCTCGATGCCATTCGTAGTGGGCGCATGAGCGCGCCAAAGGATGATCGAGGACGCTACGCCATAGACCCGGCAGAACTGCACCGGGCTTTTCCGTTTCAGTCTCAGAACCGGTCGCCCGACCAGTCTCCGGGACCGCAACCGACCACCTCTGAGAACCAGCCCGAACCGGCTGATCCCGCCTTGAAACGTGAGATAGAGTTGCTCCGCGAGATGCTGGGCAAGGCCGAAGCCAACGCCGATCATTGGCGCACGTTGGCTGAGCGTCAGCAGGCGCTCTTGGAAGATAAGAGACCCAAGGAACCCCGCAGCTTTCTTCAACGCCTTCTCGGAAGATAAATTAGTCTAGCCCTAGTTTATTTATCTTGTCGCCCCATGATCTCTATGAGTGGCGTCTGCATGATCCCACACGCGTCCAAGTTCTCCCCCTCACGCGTAATAAATTGCGCAATTTCTTCTTCAGATCGCTCGCCTACAGGCACCGGTTCTCCGACCCATCCGCATTCGGAGCATATCGGTCGTTCGAAGATTATTTCAGGGTTTTCCGCATCTATCCCCTCTTCTGGGAAGAGACGGTGAGACTCGCACTCTGGACATTGATCCGGAACACCTCGCAGATGCCGCACACAAGTAGACGTTGCCATTCCAATAGCATGAGAAACCGCAGTAGTCGCAACTTCGGCATCCATCCACTTTCCTGACTGTGAATGCGTCAGCCAGTTTACATAGTCCCAAG
It encodes the following:
- a CDS encoding winged helix DNA-binding protein codes for the protein MGRISLHELRRMGVSAEDIEAAKVTQLAQRRTGAPVQSIGVIVGVAEQRQRTNPNPPADLTARALHKRGAYDQAALLLDQQALRESSPERAAMAREAALAAKELSASNQLEFDFFGGGNVSIAFQYQDAVTERLFAAAKTTAQAFHAQAVLWQITRNLGWQSYECTKTAADLCEVMRTDKAQMARALDLLEQVGAIRRVKRGRVKIITVTPEGAFRGNVHNHAQAVERYKLDVIDGGKSEQTPE
- a CDS encoding site-specific recombinase-resolvase; protein product: MALTLNQAAKICSRSKSTLLDAIRSGRMSAPKDDRGRYAIDPAELHRAFPFQSQNRSPDQSPGPQPTTSENQPEPADPALKREIELLREMLGKAEANADHWRTLAERQQALLEDKRPKEPRSFLQRLLGR